One stretch of Euphorbia lathyris chromosome 7, ddEupLath1.1, whole genome shotgun sequence DNA includes these proteins:
- the LOC136235502 gene encoding F-box protein SKP2A-like, with protein sequence MVGGAKPKSEELNQSFEKLMMGGGGMKMEGLVITDWKDIPMELLLRIMSLVDDRTVIMASGVSSGWRDAICLGLTHLSLSWCKNNMNNLVLSLAPKFTKLETLILRQDKPQLMDNAVEAIASYCHDLQDLDLSKSFKLSDRSLYAIAHGCPNLIKLNISGCTSFSDGALEYLTGFCRKLKIFNLCGCVKAATDRALQGIGRNCNQLQSLNLGWCENVSDAGVMSLAYGCPDLRTLDLCGCVLITDDSVIALAYRCLHLRSLGLYYCRNITDRAIYSLVHSRVKNKPALWESMKGKRDEEGLKSLNISQCTALTPPAVQALCDCFPGLHTCSGRHSLVMSGCLNLTSVHCACAVQAHRAMSSISGSAH encoded by the exons ATGGTGGGTGGAGCAAAACCCAAGAGTGAGGAATTGAATCAGAGCTTTGAGAAGCTGATGATGGGTGGTGGAGGAATGAAAATGGAAGGACTGGTTATAACTGACTGGAAAGATATCCCAATGGAGCTATTGCTGCGGATTATGTCTCTTGTTGATGATCGGACTGTAATTATGGCTTCTGGTGTTTCTAGTGGTTGGAGAGATGCTATTTGCTTGGGCCTCAcccatctttctctctcttg GTGCAAAAACAACATGAACAACTTAGTTCTTTCACTAGCTCCTAAGTTCACAAAACTGGAAACTCTGATACTCCGCCAAGATAAGCCGCAACTTATGGATAATGCTGTCGAGGCAATAGCAAGTTACTGCCATGATCTGCAGGATCTGGACCTCAGCAAAAGCTTTAAGCTTAGTGATAGATCCCTGTATGCAATAGCTCATGGTTGTCCAAACCTTATCAAACTCAATATCAGTGGATGTACATCATTTAGTGATGGTGCTCTTGAATACCTGACTGGCTTTTGCCGAAAACTAAAAATTTTCAACCTTTGTGGTTGTGTAAAGGCTGCAACTGACCGTGCTTTGCAG GGCATTGGAAGGAACTGCAATCAGTTGCAATCTTTGAATCTGGGATGGTGTGAGAACGTGAGTGATGCTGGAGTAATGAGTCTAGCATATGGCTGCCCTGATCTCAGAACTCTTGACTTGTGTGGCTGTGTTCTGATAACAG ACGATAGTGTGATTGCTTTGGCATACAGGTGTCTCCATTTGAGATCCCTTGGACTATACTACTGCCGAAACATCACAGATAGAGCAATTTATTCACTGGTCCATAGCCGAGTGAAGAACAAACCTGCACTGTGGGAATCCATGAAGGGCAAGCGAGATGAAGAAGGGTTAAAAAGTCTCAACATCAGTCAGTGCACAGCACTCACTCCTCCTGCTGTGCAGGCACTATGTGACTGTTTTCCTGGACTTCATACCTGCTCAGGAAGGCATTCGCTTGTCATGAGTGGGTGTTTGAACTTAACATCTGTGCACTGTGCTTGTGCAGTCCAAGCACACCGTGCAATGAGCTCCATTTCTGGTTCAGCTCATTGA